The Candidatus Atribacteria bacterium genomic interval AGCAGGGATTTCTAAATCTTTATCATCAATTATTTGATCTTTAATTTTAAACTTATCTTCTAATTTCAGGTCATCTTTTTCTTTATAATTTTCTTTTAACACTTCTTTTTTGATCACTTCTTCTTTTTTTTCTTCCTCAACATTTTCTTCGCACTTGGTGGCAATGACAGATACTCTTATTTCGTCCTGCAATTCCTCATTAATAATTGCCCCAAAAACAATATTGGTATCTTGACCAACGGCTTTAGATATAATATCAACTATTTCGTTTACTTCAAATAAGCTCATATCTAAACCGCCGGTAACATTAATCAATAATGATTTTGCTCCTTTTATGGATACCTCTAGCAAAGGACTGGAAATAGCCATTTTTGCTGCAGCGGCTGCTTTCTTTTTTCCTTTACCTTGTCCAATACCCACTAAAGATAGCCCAGCATCTTTGGCTACAGTTCTTACATCAGCTAAATCTAAATTAATTAATCCGGGAATTGTAATCAGGTCAGCAATTGCCTGAACAGATTGACACAATACTTTATCGGTCATTCCGAAGGCATTTTTCATAGAAGTATCTTTGGAAATAATTTTTAATAAACGGTCATTGGAAATAGTAATCAAAGCATCTACTTCATTTTTTAATTCTTCTATTCCGGCTTCAGCTTGTAATTTTCTTTTTTTGCCTTCAAAAGCGAAAGGCTTAGTAACTACTCCTATGGTTAAAATACCGTGTTGTTTTGCTATTTTTGCTACCACTGAAGCTACTCCAGTTCCTGTTCCTCCTCCCATACCTGCTGTAATAAAAATTATATCCGCACTTTCCATAGCTTTAGAAATTTTATCTTTGTCTTCTTCCGCTGCTTTCTTGCCTAATTCCGGGTTACCTCCGGCACCTAAACCATTGGTAAGAGATTTACCAATTTGAATTTTTTGTCCGGCTTGAGAGAGAGATAGGGCTTGTAGATCTGTGTTTATGGCTATTAGATCAAGATTATTCATTCCTTGCAGGCTCATTTCCCTAATCGCGTTATTCCCTCCTCCTCCTATACCCACCACTTTGATATTTACGAATTTTTCTATTTCTTCTCGGGGAAGGTTTAGGGGCTTGTTTAAAAAATTATCATCTTCCTTGTTTTTAATATCAACCATTTCATTAATTCCCCTGGAGGTATCCCTTATCAATTCTTCTTTGTAATCTATTATTTTACTGAATCCCCGTACTAATCTCTTCTTTTTCAAAAGATATCACCTCTTGAGCTAATTTATAATAGTCAATAGCCCCATGAGAATTAGGACTATATTGTAAAGCTGGTACACCCTGACTGCTGGCTTCTACCAAAGCTATGTTTTTTCTTATTATCGTTTTAA includes:
- the ftsZ gene encoding cell division protein FtsZ → MKKKRLVRGFSKIIDYKEELIRDTSRGINEMVDIKNKEDDNFLNKPLNLPREEIEKFVNIKVVGIGGGGNNAIREMSLQGMNNLDLIAINTDLQALSLSQAGQKIQIGKSLTNGLGAGGNPELGKKAAEEDKDKISKAMESADIIFITAGMGGGTGTGVASVVAKIAKQHGILTIGVVTKPFAFEGKKRKLQAEAGIEELKNEVDALITISNDRLLKIISKDTSMKNAFGMTDKVLCQSVQAIADLITIPGLINLDLADVRTVAKDAGLSLVGIGQGKGKKKAAAAAKMAISSPLLEVSIKGAKSLLINVTGGLDMSLFEVNEIVDIISKAVGQDTNIVFGAIINEELQDEIRVSVIATKCEENVEEEKKEEVIKKEVLKENYKEKDDLKLEDKFKIKDQIIDDKDLEIPAFLRKKMKSNLPNDSSKPKKTLF